In one Thermodesulfobium acidiphilum genomic region, the following are encoded:
- a CDS encoding ABC transporter ATP-binding protein, with translation MYHDRAMSMKERIVNWGRHKYEKFWALKNINLEVKKGESLGIVGRNGSGKSTLLKVISGIYYPTKGEVRVNGKLTTLLELGAGFHPDFTGRENIYFNASIFGLTRKEINAKLDEIIAFSELGEFIDNPVRNYSSGMYMRLAFSVAIHIEPEILLLDEVLAVGDSAFQEKCMSKIESFREKGVTMIFVSHASLQVEKLCDRAVWLKDGEIEKYDDAKSVVRAYERWMDTR, from the coding sequence GTGTACCACGACAGGGCTATGTCTATGAAGGAAAGAATAGTCAACTGGGGCAGACATAAATACGAGAAATTCTGGGCTCTGAAGAATATAAACCTTGAGGTAAAAAAGGGAGAGTCTCTGGGGATTGTAGGCAGAAATGGCTCTGGAAAGAGCACGCTCTTAAAGGTAATAAGCGGAATATACTATCCCACAAAGGGAGAGGTAAGGGTAAACGGAAAGCTGACCACGCTTTTGGAACTGGGCGCTGGATTTCACCCTGACTTTACGGGTAGAGAAAACATATATTTTAATGCATCTATATTTGGCCTTACCAGAAAAGAGATAAACGCAAAGTTAGATGAGATTATAGCCTTTTCTGAGCTGGGAGAATTTATAGACAATCCTGTGAGAAATTACTCATCTGGCATGTATATGAGACTGGCCTTTTCTGTGGCAATTCACATAGAACCAGAAATACTCTTGCTTGACGAAGTGCTTGCTGTGGGAGACAGCGCATTTCAGGAAAAGTGTATGTCGAAGATAGAGTCATTCAGGGAAAAGGGGGTTACTATGATCTTCGTCTCACATGCATCTTTGCAGGTAGAAAAGCTCTGCGACAGGGCGGTGTGGCTAAAAGACGGGGAGATAGAGAAGTACGACGATGCAAAGAGCGTTGTCAGGGCTTATGAGAGGTGGATGGACACAAGGTAG